CACCATTTTGTGACGAAATTATCTATTGTTTTATGAGACCATTTTAAATTTCGTCATGGAGTTTCGATGTCTACCCTCCGCCATGAGTGATCCATGACGAAACATGAAATTTCGTCATAGATATGCTGTATTCAATGACGAAATTATACAACGTCATGAGCAAAACGTCATAGATGGATGATTTCCTACTAGTGTCTCCGCCGGGGATCTAGCTAACGAGGTGGTTTGCAAGCGAGTGAGAGACAAGGgattatataggttcgggccgccAGGAAgggtaacaccctactcctgtgtgtggaaTTAAGCTTGTGTGTTACAAGGGAGCTCCAACCCTAGACTGAAGCTTCTCAAATGTCGTCCCTtttctcggtgggcaaggtcctccttttatagttcaaggggataccacatgcaccgtctTTACATAATTCATCATTGGAGGGGGGGCCCACAAAACCTGGGTCAAGCCACCGTCCATGCCTTCAACCAGAAGCAAGGCAGTCGTTCAACCCCCTAATGGGTCCCAGCGCCGTCCTCCGCCCATGGGAGAcatccctgtcattccctcttaATTTCATGGAGACTTTTGTGGATTCATATGCACAGGGGGCACGCTTGGCTCCACGCCGATGGGACGgggcatacctgcccccactTCGCTTGACATAGGGCGGGACGTGGGTGCGCTGCCACCCGTCCCATCCACCTGTGACCGGCCATAGGCCGGTCAAGGCCGATTGACACACGCCAATTGGTCGGCGCCACATGCCTGCCCACGCCGCATTAAACGCGGCGAGGGACGGTTGGGGCGCCGCTCATTAAAGCGCTTGGCAGCGTCCCATCCTCCGCCCACTCGACCGCCACGTGGCAGCCGAGTGAGGGCCTCGGCGCGGCGCGCTCCAAGGGCCCGAGGGGTGCGACggggcaccccgaggccccttGGCCACTTGATGACTACCCgacctcccccgaggggagggggaagcAGGCCGCACGGCCACGTGGCTAGATGAAAGGATTCTTTCCCTCTATTGTGCGTACCCCCGTGCCCAAATCACCGACAATGGCAATAAAGGACGCGTTGTAATATTTTCAGCATAAATAATTTTCTAACCAATGAATGATAAATAAAAGTACAAATAGATTAAATATGTATGTTGATCGGCTCGTAAAATTGATTATTATGAAAGTAGGTAAACTGTACATAATTGCATGTCAGCACCCGGTGACATGAATTTCTGCATAGCTAGGGCATATAATATGTCCCATGATCAGTGACTAGTACATGCATGCACAATATTATTATCACATCCATACAACATACAGGTCATACAAATAGGTAAGTGATTATCATGACATACATGATAGTTGGGCCAATCGGTCAAATAAAAGAGTATAAATGCAGCAAAAATAGATGTAAGATACATAAGTTTTTTGGTATGCTCATCTACCAAACAAAACAGGCAACCGACTAAAGTCACCCTAGAAAGAATCATCCCTGAAAGCTCCAACATTCACTGCAAAGTAAATGTCGCTAGGCACTTCACCTCCAGCGTCCATGTCTAAAAACAACAACAAGATGACCAAGAGTGAGAGTGTGTGGTCGGGGCTCCCTATACTGATACCGAATGCACACCGATTTATTCTGATCCCTTAATTGGTTGCATGAAATATAGCTACATTAGCACTTGATCGATCTATAGGATGATGATGGGAGAACAATTTGAACTCGGTTAGTAGTATGGCCACACCATATCTATCTAATATAACCTATATCTAttcctacttaaaaaataccaaTTTTTCCCATTGTCACAATCGTTTTTCGTCCGCTGTTGTGTCACTCTTGTCAACGTTGTGCGTCATCCGCCTCCACATCTTGCATACTCAGTTTGGTGGCATCCGGTCACATTTATGTGATTGCCTCTTCAACGACTCTAACACTAGATCCTACCTCAAATTAGAATGTAATGCCGTTGGGTCAATCACAAACGCATACACGCGATCACCTGAAAAGTCAATAGGAACAACTTGctcgtattttttttcctgttccAACGCAAGTGCATTATTTCTAGTACATCTCAActtgctcatattttttttcctgttgcaACGCAAGTGCATTATTTCTAGTACATCtcaatttgttaaaaaaaaacttgatgtTCGTTTTGTTTATCATTTGTCTTTTTCCCTCTTTGTTCTTATCCTTTATTACCTCTCTATTTTTCATGGAAAAAAAGtgagatttttcttttccacGGGCTGAACGGCGCACGACGCTGTTCCCGTGTACACCATGTTTAGATTACGATTCCAATCCAATTAATTTGCTAATGGCTCTGATAATACTAGGGTGATGGGGAATTGGGGATGAAGAACATGTCTCATGTGAAAAACGTAAAAAAAAGCAAGAACATTGAGGGTCATTAATTATTCGGGTGATTAACTTGGGTAATTATCCTTCATTCACGCTGAGGCTTAAGAACAGCGCCGCACTTTTCAGTTCCAAAACGATAGTGGCCACTGAGATACATATGTCTATCAATGATCACCTTGGCTTGCACCATAAAGTCTAtcattttaaatatatatattgtcatTCAAGCTTATAGTTAAGTTTTAACAACAATAAGACCTACGTAGTAGAAACGCCTATAAATCCAGGAATAAGTACAAATCTATCATAGGATTTGCATGAATAACACTTGGTTAGTCACTCAGTCGCCAATCGGATTCTCTATGTGCAGATCTGTTATCCTTGTTATCTGATTGCCACATGCTGTTAAAATATACTAGCACTATTATCTCTCAAAGAACAGATGCTACATTGACTGTATTTAGCTTATTTTGGATTCTATGTACTACTTCAGTGATATTTAGAAGCAAGAAGTAAAACACTTGTTTCTCCTAGCTAGAAGAACATCTTTGATTTAATCTAAAACATTAGAATGATCTtcattgagagaaaaaaatattgcaaaatGCTAGAAAATTTATTAATAATGTTCCAAGAAACATGTCATTAGGTTTGACATAATTTTCTACATAAACATGGCCAGTTGTAATCCTTTACCCTTATCATTCTATGAAACAACAAATGAATACATTATTTCCCTTGCTCCACTGCCTATTGGAAAATATTCCATTTTTGACAAAGAAGTATTTGCATTTGTACTTATATTTGTATTTGTGTATTGTTATTGTTTCTAGTCATCTGATAAAACAAGTCTTATATTGTATTTGTATACTAATTTTTTATGACTTTGGCAATGAATCCTAACAAAGGAATAAACCATGTCCGTTCTGTGCCCCCACATAGTTATAAGCATCATCTTTACATCCTCTAGCTATCTTGAACAGtaaaatattgaaataagatgGAAATATTTCCTGATAAGACAAAATAGTGAAATTATTATCACATGAAAACTACATGTGACATGAAGAGGGATAAAGACATTAtccaaattattattttaaatttacgTGACAACCGCTTATACCAATGGCAACTGCAATCTATATTCTTAGATTTCTGTTGTTGGTAGGATTTGCCTCATGATTATCTATAGAATTATGGGGTTTGACTTATGTAGACAAAAACTACATATCATTATATCAAACAACATATACAGAAAAATCATGGACCTTTTATTGAGGACACTAACACTGAAATTGTCAGCAAGTGACACTTTGTTTGCCAAGGTTATGACCAACTCAACCAAGGACCAGGTGTATGCAATTGGGCCGTGCTTTGGCTTCACAAATATTAGTATCTGCATGAGGTGTATCACCAAGGCATTGCGGGAAATGTAACAAGCACGTGCTTAAAAGATGGATGCTATGACATTTTACAACTTATGTAACGTTAGAATTTTTGGTGATCTTAGGTTCAATATTAGACATGACACGACTACTATAGATGTATATGGTGACCCTTGTTATGTCGATCATAATAGGTTGTTTAGTAGGGGTTGACGGTTGTTAAGTACAAATTTTTACTGTCAACTACTgcataaaagaaataaaatatattatcaaaacatTATTGGATTTCAGGGTGTTCAAGCACGAGGATTTCGTGCTGCAGCAACGTGCTATAAACAACTATTCGGTGCGGTCACACAGCTTGTACATACAATTATATTAGTCGCATCATATCGTCGGTGATGCTGACTGAACTGATCATGGTTTTGACCCTAACTACTACCAGTACGCCAGCTGCAGGTTTGCCGATGGCCATATTGATTTTGTAATATATAGGTGTGACGTAAAAATTAATAAGTTTCCGAACAGTTATGTTGCCAAATACGTTGTCGACCATGCTCTGACATACAACAGTGTTGAACTGCCtccgtttaaaaaaaatagttttacactatttatGTTCAACgcttgactattcgtcttatttaaaaaaaattatgattagtatttttactgttattagatgataaaacataaaaaatacttccttcgtcccaaaatatagggATTTTTGGATTTTGACAGTCTTCAAAATAGTACtttgattaataatatttataaaagtaagatattttaaataaaaaagttagTAAATTTAGTAACACCAATTTTACATTATTgatcttaaatttaaatttagtaACACCAATTTTAcattattgatcttttttattttttttctattaatagtcaatattaaaaatgtttgacctgGCACTATTCTaaaattgcttatattttgtgatggagggagtattttatgtgtgactatttttttttacttttttataaatttttcaaataaaatatatggtAAAACGTTCGACATGAAAATGCACACCTGCATTTAAATTGGGTCGGAGGGAGTATTCAATAGCACTGTCAGACATGCTAGTTGGTGCCCTTTCAGTCAACCTAACATAATTGAAGTGTGAATTGGATAGTAATCGTACTATTTATTTGctggatttttcttttctatacCTCGATGTGGTACTTGAGTATAGACTTTTAATGTTTCATGAAGTGGTATATATATGCTGctgaatgttgtcaaatttttcgaTAATTTTACATAACAGTTTGGATAGTATTTTAAAGCTCAACATACATGTGAGTATAGTATTTATAAGCACTCATAAAACCTAAATACAAGCATATCACATCAATCTATTAAGcacaaaactcaacatgcaaacatataGTAATtacatctataatttatttttttctaaaagtaaACATACACATGTTAAATTAttattctcaaatcatttttataatattttaatccaaattattttatcatttctcTATTATGTGGCATATATCCGCTGGCAAGCACGGGGAGTACTACGAATAGTCGAGTTACAGCATTTTATTTCAACTGTTGTCGCGTCACTGCACAGCCACATCATCTTTATTTCAAGAACGTCAATAACAGAATTATTACGGCGCTGACAAaggcacatgcatgcatacatgcatggcaCCAGCTACTAGCCATGTTCAACGCGCCGGCGAGTTCTCCGCTCCTTTGTGCACCGAGTagccggcgtcgacgacgatgTTGTGCCCGTTCACGTACCTGGCCTCGTCGGAGGCCAGGtacaccgccgccctcgcgatATCCTCCGGCTCGAGCACCTTGACGGCGtcgctggcgccctcctccaccATCCTCCTCAGCTCCCCGCTCAGGCCCGGGGACACCACGGCGAGGCGCGGGATCTCGTTCAGCATCATCGGCGTCCTCGTCGCCCCCGGCGAGATGGCGTTCACCCGCAGGCCGTGGCGCGCCAGCGGCTCCGCCATGGCGCGCACCACAGCGATGACGGTGGCCTTGGAGACGGAGTACATGGCGAGCGCCGGCATGGGGACGAcgcccgcgccgctcgccgtgcaGATGACGCAGCCGGTGCGGCGAGGCGCCATTACGCGCGCGGCGTGCTTGATGGCCGCGAGCGCCGGGCGGGCGTTCACCGCCATCACGCGGTCGAagccggcgaggtcgacggaCAGCGCGTCGTCCTGCGGTATCCTCCCCGGGATGCCGGCGTTGCTGTGGAACACGTCGAGGCGGCCGTGCAGCCTCACGGCGAGGTCCACGGCCGCGGCGACCTGCGCCTCGTCGGCGACGTCGCAGCGCGTGTACGCGGCGTCCGGGCCGAGCTCGGAGGCCACCGAGCGGGCGAGGTCGTCCTGGATGTCGGCGAGGATGACCTTGGCGCCATTCTTGATGAACTCCGCTGCCGTCGCCTTGCCgatgccgctcgccgcgccggtGATGACAGCCACCTTACCAGCCAACCTGTGCATACATCTCAATCTCATCACGAAACAACGTACATATGATTGAAACAGGAGATCATCCAAGAACTAAAATGGAAGGCAGATGAAATTAACCTCTGTAAATTGGACACCGTGGAGAAGCAACTTAGTGTTAAATCTGCACGGGAAGTTGTTTTTGTTCCAATAACTCTCTTGGTAGTCTCTCTGCAACACAACCGGATCACAACAAAATCTTTCCAGTTTCAGCTATAGTGTGTATAATTCGGCTATATTGTATACAATACCTGAGAAGTTGTGTTACTCTGAACATCctgctggaaaaaaaaaataaatggctACAACGAGATATTGCTACAACGAGCTAGAGCTGGTCGTCGTTGTTGGCTCAGGTGTGGTAACACAGGCAGTGGGAGCTTCCTTAAGAAGGCAAGCGCGcagccagaaaaaaaaattctcaaaatAAAACTGGTCCACAAAATTATGAAAAACTATTCTGTTCTATCAATATTTGAGGCAATCTTCTTGCCTTCCTttcaaaaggagagagagaactttGAAAATTCGATGAAAGTACGATGCGAATTGTTCTAAATAAGGTAAATTATTGTACGTTCTTTAAATTGGCAACGTCACGGCGATGAAGTCAAAGTAAACCTTTAATATTCTATACCACAAAGTTGTACATCAAGGTTATTATAGCCAACTTGTTATTATTGTTTACTTAAGAGAGTATACGATGTGTACGTACCAACACACGCCACGAAGTAAacaataataacaataataacGAAGTTGTACATCAAGGAATTCACGAAGTCACAAGTGCATGCATCCTCTACACACGCTGGAAACtgttaaaaaaatttgggaTTGGCCCATAAAAGCCTGGCCCAAATATATTTATTGGGCCATCACAGAACTTTCTATATAGTGGATTGCACTATATAAAAAGAGAAATGAGCTACTCATTGTACAGTTGATTGGAGGATTGAATAGTAAAGAGAGTCTCACCCCAAAATCTTGTATACGTCATCAGACACGAAGCTCTACCGGAGACCAATGTAGGAGAAAGGTAAGAAACTCGATAATCCTCTTTGCATCTTGTAGATTGAATTGCAAAAATGAATTCCTTGCATCTTCCTCGTTCCGTTTTTTGACTCCCAACTAAAACCGCCATCACCGACTTGGAGTCGCCGGCATGTAAACGATTGGGGTTTTCTCGGCATCCTCCATCGTGGCAGAGACGAAACTCACCAATGCAAGCACGGATCGGAGACACGCCGCCGCACGGCATCGCACCACCGGTCACCGGCCACGCCACCGCACGGCGTCGCGCCGACGGCCACGCCACGGCATGGCGTCGCACCGCGCCGCCGGCAACACTCCGCACGGTGCCGCCGCCTGCAGTCGCGGCCGTCGTGTGCACTGctgtgagccgccgccggcagtgCCCTGCACGgcaccaccgcccgccgccgtggcaGCCGCGTGCACTGCCGcaagtcgccgccgcgccgccatccccACACCCAGCACCGCGAGTCACAGCCGGGCGAGCCCCGTACGGCGCCGTTGCGAGCCACCGCACCCCCGCCCTGTGCCGCCGCGAGCTGACCAACGGCCGCGCCCcgcacagcgccgccgcccgatTCCGCGACCACCGCAcagcgccgccgcgcaccgccaCGCAGCGATGTCATTCGCACCCCGCATGGCGCTGCTGCGCGCGCC
This genomic window from Oryza sativa Japonica Group chromosome 12, ASM3414082v1 contains:
- the LOC4351918 gene encoding (+)-borneol dehydrogenase 1, with the protein product MFRVTQLLRETTKRVIGTKTTSRADLTLSCFSTVSNLQRLAGKVAVITGAASGIGKATAAEFIKNGAKVILADIQDDLARSVASELGPDAAYTRCDVADEAQVAAAVDLAVRLHGRLDVFHSNAGIPGRIPQDDALSVDLAGFDRVMAVNARPALAAIKHAARVMAPRRTGCVICTASGAGVVPMPALAMYSVSKATVIAVVRAMAEPLARHGLRVNAISPGATRTPMMLNEIPRLAVVSPGLSGELRRMVEEGASDAVKVLEPEDIARAAVYLASDEARYVNGHNIVVDAGYSVHKGAENSPAR